The Helianthus annuus cultivar XRQ/B chromosome 16, HanXRQr2.0-SUNRISE, whole genome shotgun sequence genome includes a window with the following:
- the LOC110919940 gene encoding uncharacterized protein LOC110919940 — translation MSSSSSSSDGVLDDMVIAMAQEAINYLQEEAESSASRTRQPPIERNRLAAHERLVQDYFCETPVYDDVQFKRRFRMSRRLFVKISNDLAGESPFFTQRVSASGKVGFSGLQKCTAAIRQLGYGTSSDANNLLGVISLYGRRYLRMPTAADVPILYEAHQRLHGFPRMLGSLDCMHREWAACPTAWKGQHHRGDHDGPTVILQAVASQDLWIWHAYFGMAGTNNDIAFLMTSNLFDDVIDDVAPDTSFYANDVQYKYGYYLTDGIYPEWATLVKSLSCPDDEKRLYFKKKTRVSKKRYRAGFRCVKEKMVYHHPAVEDT, via the exons ATGTCTTCTTCGAGCTCGTCATCCGACGGTGTTCTTGATGATATGGTTATCGCCATGGCGCAGGAGGCGATTAATTATTTGCAAGAAGAAGCCGAATCCTCTGCATCGCGTACCAGACAACCGCCTATTGAACGGAATCGGTTGGCTGCTCATGAACGTCTAGTGCAAGATTATTTTTGTGAAACTCCCGTGTACGATGATGTTCAGTTTAAGCGTAGGTTTCGTATGAGCCGACGACTATTCGTTAAAATTTCCAATGATCTTGCGGGCGAATCCCCTTTTTTCACGCAAAGGGTAAGTGCAAGTGGCAAAGTTGGTTTCTCTGGACTACAAAAGTGTACTGCAGCAATTAGGCAACTAGGCTACGGCACATCGAGTGATGC cAATAATTTATTAGGTGTAATCTCTCTGTACGGGAGACGATATTTGAGGATGCCAACCGCAGCCGACGTTCCAATTCTATACGAGGCCCATCAGCGCTTACATGGGTTTCCTAGAATGTTGGGAAGTCTTGATTGCATGCACCGGGAATGGGCGGCATGCCCAACCGCTTGGAAAGGGCAACATCATCGTGGTGACCACGATGGTCCTACCGTAATATTACAAGCGGTCGCTTCTcaagatttatggatttggcatgcgTACTTTGGCATGGCTGGTACGAACAATGACATTGCATTTTTAATGACCTCGAATCTATTCGACGATGTCATAGACGATGTTGCACCAGATACTTCATTCTATGCAAACGACGTGCAGTATAAGTATGGCTACTATCTCACAGACGGTATTTATCCCGAGTGGGCGACGTTGGTAAAAAGTCTCTCGTGTCCAGATGACGAAAAAAGATTGTATTTCAAGAAAAAAACAAGAGTCAGCAAGAAGAGATATCGAGCGGGCTTTCGGTGTGTTAAAGAAAAGATGGTCTATCATCACCCAGCCGTCGAGGATACTTGA